The window AAGGAAGTTGATGCCCGCGTCGAGCGCGGCATTAAGCACCTCGCCAGGGTGGGTATCCGAAAGGTCGGCCGAACCGATTTCTGAAAGGCCGAAGCCCAAGCGTGTCACCTGCATGTCCGTCTTGCCGAGATGTCGTTTATCCATCCTGCCAGCTTACGAAGTCTGGTCCACGCCAAGTGTTGCCAAGCCCATTATTAAGCTCCCGACCCTGATTGCCTGACAAAACTCTGGTCATGCGGTAAGGGCAAGGGAAACCGGGAGGCAAGGAAGCTCTTCAGGGTTGCGGAAGTCGAGAAGGTCGAAGCGCTCTTGCTGGGTTTAGCGTGCTGGGTTTTCGAGGCCATCGCAGCTTCCGGGTCCGGTTCGCCCGTAAGCCGCAACACGCTGGGTAAGGGATAGGCCACCCCTGAGAAAAAGCGTCTGAGATAGCGCCAGCCCAGTTTGAGGTAAGAGCTGCCACGCTGGCGGTGCGGGTCAACCTCACGGCGGCGGCCTTGGCGAACGACCTCACTGCCCTGGACGACCAGGTAAAGGCTGGCCACGGCCAGCACCAGACACAGACGATTGAGAGCAGCTGCCCCCAGCAGGCGAGTATCCTCGAGTTGAAAGCCGTTCGATTTTTCGTCCAAGAACTCTTCTTCCAGCCTGAACCTCAGGCCATACTCGACAAAGG is drawn from Deinococcota bacterium and contains these coding sequences:
- a CDS encoding transposase encodes the protein MAHDSSSVAFEVYRPLLAQASRLLPSGVKVVLLADRGFCDTKLMKYLTNELAWHYRIRIKANLRCHLGQGAKIKLARVSLAAGEARFWQGISLTAKRYGPVSLALGRPYGSVLRWLVVSDEPTSSETFVEYGLRFRLEEEFLDEKSNGFQLEDTRLLGAAALNRLCLVLAVASLYLVVQGSEVVRQGRRREVDPHRQRGSSYLKLGWRYLRRFFSGVAYPLPSVLRLTGEPDPEAAMASKTQHAKPSKSASTFSTSATLKSFLASRFPLPLPHDQSFVRQSGSGA